From the Hydrogenobacter sp. genome, the window TTACTTATCTTTCTGGTAAAGGATATGTGATTGCTTTCTACCCTCAGATATACGTCTTTGCAAACAAATCTAAGATTTTCGTTCTTCAAAAGAGCGCCAGGAAGCAAATGGAGTTCCGTGAGGATTTGAAAGCCATTGCATATGCCAAGTACAAGCCCACCTTTTTGTGCAAAGTCCTGCACCGCATAAGCCAAAGGTGTTTTACTTGCAAGAGCACCAGCCCTTAGGTAATCTCCGAAAGAAAAACCTCCCGGAAGTATTACACAATCATAACCTTCAAGCTTTCTCTGGGTATAGTCAACAAACTGAGCATCCTGTCCAAGAATGTCCTTTACAACATAATAAACATCGTAATCGCAGTTGGAACCGGGAAACACACATATTGCAAACTTCATTCTATGATATACTCCTCAATGAGTGGATTTACGAGAACTTTCTCCACCATATCTTTTACGTCTGTGCCTTCTTCTACCTCAAGATCCACAACCTTACCCACCTTTACCTCTTTTACACGGTAGCCGTTTTCTATGAGCATTTCTCTAACCGCTCTACCCTCAGGATCTAAAAGCCCTTTTTTGGGAAGTATCAATACTCTCACCTTCATGCCTTTAACATTATAGCTCAACACCTTTTATGTGTTCAATATCTTTTCCCCTCACGATCACGAGATCTATCCTTATACTTTCTGTGGTATTGGAGGATATATACGACTCTATACATTTTATGATCCTCTCCATTTTCCTTTTGCTTATGCGTTCAGCAGGATCTCCAAAATTATTAGAAGATGAGCCTTTGACTTCAACAAACACAAGTGTTTCCCCATCTA encodes:
- the purS gene encoding phosphoribosylformylglycinamidine synthase subunit PurS; amino-acid sequence: MKVRVLILPKKGLLDPEGRAVREMLIENGYRVKEVKVGKVVDLEVEEGTDVKDMVEKVLVNPLIEEYIIE
- a CDS encoding YraN family protein, with amino-acid sequence MIYTLCELKGREFEDTACEYLLSLGYRIVKRNFHCRVGEIDIIAIDGETLVFVEVKGSSSNNFGDPAERISKRKMERIIKCIESYISSNTTESIRIDLVIVRGKDIEHIKGVEL
- the purQ gene encoding phosphoribosylformylglycinamidine synthase I, which codes for MKFAICVFPGSNCDYDVYYVVKDILGQDAQFVDYTQRKLEGYDCVILPGGFSFGDYLRAGALASKTPLAYAVQDFAQKGGLVLGICNGFQILTELHLLPGALLKNENLRFVCKDVYLRVESNHISFTRKISKGEVLSIPVAHGEGRYYVPEETLKEMEEKNQIILRYCDKEGNVTPSSNPNGSVSNIAGVCNKEGNVLGLMPHPERASEDLLGSHDGLLLWHSLIS